Proteins encoded within one genomic window of Geotalea daltonii FRC-32:
- a CDS encoding protein-glutamate methylesterase/protein-glutamine glutaminase codes for MTANGQRKIRVLVVDDSAFVRRAIVRMFENSSDIQVIDVASNGEMAIDMIKSLKPDVVTLDVKMPVLDGLSALERIMKECPAPVIMLSSLMEKGGDNTLRALELGAVDFVDKSAAGGAMDISVLARELISKIRMAAQVDVDKLRVGEGREVSPPVQVVAEKRETEVVLIGTSTGGPPALQNILTRIPASFPCPILIVQHMPAGFTAPLAERLDRLCAVPVKEAKNDEAVMPGTVYIAPAGSHLKLKREGNHLLVVLDSLPEGTLHRPSVDVLFESAAAACGGKILSFVLTGMGRDGASGAKAVKDAGGKVFIESEKTCIVFGMPKAVMDTVNIDGEILLDKVAETMIRSF; via the coding sequence ATGACCGCAAATGGGCAACGGAAAATACGGGTGTTGGTGGTCGATGATTCGGCCTTCGTGAGAAGGGCCATAGTCCGGATGTTCGAGAACAGTTCGGACATCCAGGTCATTGATGTGGCCTCCAATGGAGAAATGGCCATAGATATGATCAAATCCCTGAAACCGGACGTGGTGACCCTGGATGTGAAGATGCCGGTTTTGGATGGTCTGTCCGCCCTGGAAAGGATCATGAAGGAATGCCCGGCGCCGGTGATCATGCTCAGCTCCCTGATGGAGAAAGGGGGCGACAACACACTGCGCGCCCTGGAACTGGGGGCAGTGGATTTTGTCGACAAATCTGCCGCAGGCGGTGCTATGGATATTTCCGTGCTTGCCCGGGAACTGATCTCCAAAATCAGGATGGCGGCCCAGGTGGATGTGGACAAACTCCGGGTGGGGGAGGGAAGAGAGGTCTCGCCGCCGGTCCAGGTGGTGGCGGAAAAGAGGGAAACGGAGGTCGTGCTGATCGGTACATCGACAGGTGGGCCACCGGCATTGCAGAACATTCTGACCAGGATTCCCGCTTCTTTCCCCTGTCCCATACTGATCGTCCAGCACATGCCTGCCGGTTTCACTGCGCCATTAGCGGAACGGCTCGATCGCCTTTGTGCTGTACCTGTCAAGGAAGCGAAAAACGATGAGGCGGTAATGCCCGGTACGGTCTATATCGCTCCGGCCGGAAGTCACCTGAAGTTGAAAAGGGAGGGGAATCACCTGCTCGTTGTCCTGGATTCCCTTCCGGAGGGGACGTTGCACCGGCCCTCGGTAGATGTGCTCTTTGAATCAGCAGCAGCTGCCTGTGGCGGTAAAATCCTTTCCTTTGTCCTGACCGGAATGGGCAGGGATGGAGCCTCGGGCGCCAAAGCCGTCAAGGATGCAGGAGGCAAAGTTTTTATCGAGTCGGAGAAAACCTGTATCGTTTTCGGCATGCCCAAAGCGGTTATGGATACTGTAAATATAGATGGTGAAATTCTTCTCGACAAGGTGGCAGAGACCATGATCCGGTCCTTTTGA
- a CDS encoding CheR family methyltransferase, protein MMGSSAKPVMTSEEFRLLKDYVASKFGLKLESSRREALSLKLLPHLRQLRLSTFSEYYAYLKFGPQAAEELNTFISLLTNNETYFFREESQLNAFSQAMLPALKEKKLRDGDKTLRILSAGCSTGEEVYTLAMLVLESGCFAWSWDVRITGIDVDHKAIAQAKKGIYAGRAFQSTPARYLKRYFNECSEGYQVNEAVRSITRFMVGNLLDVDLLPEGGLDIIFCRNVLIYFGDETIKSIVENLAHSLRDEGLLFLGHSESLSRITTCYLPLRLPEAIIYQLKGKNPT, encoded by the coding sequence ATGATGGGAAGCTCTGCCAAACCGGTCATGACTTCAGAAGAGTTCAGGCTTTTGAAGGACTACGTGGCGTCGAAATTCGGTCTGAAACTGGAGAGCAGCAGGAGGGAGGCACTGTCTCTCAAGCTGTTACCCCACCTCCGACAGCTCAGGCTTTCCACCTTTTCCGAATATTATGCTTACCTCAAGTTCGGCCCGCAAGCTGCGGAAGAGCTCAACACCTTCATTTCCCTCCTGACCAACAATGAGACCTATTTTTTCAGGGAAGAGAGTCAATTGAATGCTTTTTCCCAAGCTATGCTTCCTGCCCTGAAAGAGAAGAAGCTGAGAGATGGCGATAAAACGCTGCGGATCCTTTCAGCAGGCTGCTCTACGGGGGAAGAGGTCTATACGTTGGCCATGCTTGTTCTGGAATCGGGCTGTTTTGCCTGGAGTTGGGATGTGCGCATAACGGGCATTGATGTGGACCATAAAGCTATTGCACAGGCGAAGAAGGGCATTTATGCGGGGCGAGCCTTTCAATCGACACCTGCTCGGTATCTCAAGCGCTATTTCAATGAATGCAGTGAAGGCTATCAGGTAAATGAGGCGGTTCGAAGCATTACCCGCTTCATGGTGGGCAACCTGCTGGATGTGGACCTCCTGCCGGAAGGTGGTCTGGACATTATCTTCTGCAGGAATGTGCTGATCTATTTCGGGGATGAAACAATCAAAAGCATCGTGGAAAATCTCGCCCACTCTCTGAGGGATGAGGGGCTTCTTTTTCTCGGCCATTCCGAATCCCTGTCCAGGATTACTACCTGTTATCTTCCTCTGCGCTTGCCGGAGGCAATTATCTACCAGCTGAAAGGGAAAAATCCCACATGA
- a CDS encoding bifunctional riboflavin kinase/FAD synthetase, producing MRIIKDLSRITEPLTNAVVTVGNFDGVHLGHREIFRKVKKAAADSGGVSVVVTFIPHPLKVLAPQKSPQLINTYAEKETLIEASGIDYLVEIAFDHQFASTTARDFVANILVGKLGMSKLIIGYDYAFGRNREGNVSLLTLLGDEFSFKVEELKPISNGSTIFSSTAIRKMIASGDVKGVVPLLGRHFSVGGTVVHGHHRGKGLGFPTANLETEKELLPKDGVYAVKVKVDGVFYAGACNIGTNPTFKNHALSVEVFLFDFEGDLYQKEIRVYFIDRIRDEKSFADVSSLQQAIADDIQRCRDILSKAFVIEYDEYLKD from the coding sequence ATGAGAATAATAAAAGATCTTTCCCGGATAACAGAGCCATTGACCAATGCCGTGGTCACTGTCGGCAATTTCGACGGTGTACACCTGGGGCATCGGGAAATATTCCGCAAGGTAAAAAAGGCTGCAGCCGATTCGGGAGGAGTGTCGGTAGTCGTGACATTTATCCCCCATCCATTGAAGGTCCTGGCTCCCCAGAAAAGCCCGCAGTTGATCAATACCTATGCCGAGAAGGAAACACTTATCGAGGCGTCGGGCATCGATTATCTGGTGGAGATTGCCTTTGATCATCAATTTGCCTCGACCACAGCCAGAGACTTTGTCGCAAATATTCTGGTTGGCAAGCTGGGGATGAGCAAGTTGATCATAGGCTACGATTATGCATTCGGCCGCAACCGTGAAGGCAATGTGTCGCTACTTACCCTTTTGGGAGATGAATTTTCCTTTAAGGTCGAGGAGTTGAAACCGATAAGCAATGGGAGTACCATTTTCAGCAGCACGGCCATCAGAAAGATGATTGCAAGCGGCGACGTCAAGGGGGTGGTTCCCCTGCTGGGGAGGCATTTCTCGGTAGGTGGCACGGTTGTCCACGGCCATCACCGCGGCAAGGGGCTTGGTTTCCCCACGGCAAACCTGGAGACGGAAAAGGAGTTACTGCCTAAAGACGGTGTTTATGCAGTCAAGGTGAAAGTGGATGGGGTTTTTTATGCCGGCGCCTGTAACATCGGAACCAATCCCACGTTCAAAAACCACGCCTTGTCTGTCGAGGTCTTTCTCTTCGACTTCGAGGGGGATCTCTACCAGAAGGAAATCAGGGTCTACTTCATCGACAGGATCCGCGATGAAAAAAGCTTTGCGGACGTTTCTTCCCTGCAGCAGGCCATAGCCGATGATATTCAGCGGTGCCGTGACATTTTGAGCAAGGCTTTCGTTATCGAATACGACGAATACCTGAAGGATTGA
- the tatC gene encoding twin-arginine translocase subunit TatC yields the protein MADEKVLPFIEHLVELRKRIIISFIAVVIGMGISWNFSNDLLTFVEKPLTGKTYLTELKKQVYNEVKERYPSIYSRYKLDEEFKTSAKERVLNYSAPLEPFFIQCKISIIAGLILVLPVLFHQVWLFVAPGLTGRERRMVIPFVTASTISFCAGAAFFLIVIWPVIINFSLSYEAQGLQSWFNLSAYVNFCLRLILMFGLIFELPVLALLLARFGIVNYQLLARNRKYALLASSIIAAFHADLITMFVIMVPLYLMYEVSVWVALIFGKKKINPSETRTG from the coding sequence ATGGCCGATGAGAAAGTCCTGCCGTTTATAGAACATCTGGTGGAGCTGCGAAAACGGATCATCATTTCCTTCATTGCTGTTGTCATCGGCATGGGAATATCATGGAACTTTTCCAACGATCTGCTTACTTTTGTCGAAAAGCCCTTGACTGGCAAGACCTATCTGACCGAACTGAAAAAACAGGTCTATAACGAGGTGAAGGAACGCTATCCCTCGATCTACAGCCGCTATAAACTGGATGAGGAATTCAAGACCTCCGCAAAGGAGAGGGTACTCAATTACAGTGCGCCCCTTGAGCCTTTCTTTATCCAGTGCAAGATTTCCATCATTGCCGGATTGATCCTGGTGCTGCCGGTGCTTTTCCATCAGGTGTGGCTGTTTGTGGCGCCTGGGTTGACCGGCAGGGAACGGAGAATGGTCATCCCATTCGTTACGGCCAGTACCATCAGCTTCTGCGCCGGTGCAGCATTTTTTCTCATCGTCATCTGGCCCGTCATCATCAACTTTTCCCTTTCCTATGAGGCACAGGGACTTCAGAGCTGGTTCAATCTCAGCGCCTATGTCAACTTCTGCCTCCGTCTGATCCTCATGTTCGGCCTGATCTTCGAACTGCCGGTGCTGGCCCTCCTGCTGGCCCGGTTCGGCATCGTCAACTATCAATTGCTGGCCAGAAACCGCAAATACGCCCTCCTGGCCAGTTCCATAATAGCTGCCTTCCATGCGGACCTGATCACCATGTTCGTCATCATGGTGCCACTGTACCTCATGTACGAGGTCAGTGTCTGGGTGGCGCTTATCTTCGGCAAAAAGAAAATCAATCCGAGCGAAACCAGGACAGGCTGA
- a CDS encoding protein O-mannosyl-transferase family has product MSNFRWTERIDPFAVLAFTVPLTIYLLTLAPSVTFFDSGEFLTAIFSLGTAHSPGYPLFVNYAKPFTYLPFGSIAFRVNFATAVSAAAACYGVYLIVCHLLAGEELDANARQSEIYKKIIALCAATSFAFSARLWLQSNHDKPYPLIAFLSAMVFYLLLLWRDRYRQGEEHSAYIYLGAFLCGLAFGAHQTIVLLLPSYAVLILTMNWRLIWRIKEFILALFFGVLGFAVHLHLPVRAMQNPLLNWGDSKTLTQFLWNLLRRGYPSEKPVRDLSLLWDQINAFNIPYEFTWVGLVLVLIGVFAFLKKRWDEILAYLIGILFFLLVIAGYFNTPLDMIFLTEEFFTPLYLLSAVLIGLGLFALVQNALALFPSSIVSTLPVKTAVALLLLAFPATVCALHYVENDQHENYIAYDYASNTLRSLPQGAILFTWGDSGAFPLWYLQGVEKMREDLDLPHTPHLVFNWYLDTFPQLFRHSMLRSIPLESQAPENALQLVIVEQYDRKPVFVDFSTRYSIQFPDYRLLQRGICYQLIRGKGEELYPDLTVWDNYILRGISGEMFFRDLDTGKAILIYANSHLESGETLLRMRQLGQGVAELRAAERIAPQMQMQVAQILSGYGIR; this is encoded by the coding sequence TTGAGTAATTTCAGGTGGACTGAGAGAATTGATCCATTTGCGGTGCTTGCCTTTACGGTGCCGCTTACCATTTATCTGCTGACTCTCGCTCCCAGTGTCACATTCTTTGACAGCGGCGAATTTCTCACGGCCATCTTCTCCCTGGGTACCGCCCACTCCCCTGGCTACCCGTTATTTGTCAACTATGCCAAACCTTTTACCTATCTGCCCTTTGGCAGTATTGCCTTTCGTGTGAACTTTGCCACTGCTGTTTCTGCAGCTGCTGCTTGCTATGGCGTTTATCTCATTGTCTGTCATCTGCTGGCCGGCGAAGAATTAGATGCAAATGCCAGGCAGTCCGAAATTTATAAAAAAATCATCGCTCTCTGTGCTGCAACCAGCTTTGCCTTTTCAGCCAGACTCTGGCTGCAGTCCAATCACGACAAGCCTTACCCTCTGATAGCCTTCTTGTCCGCAATGGTCTTTTATCTTCTCCTTCTCTGGAGAGATCGTTACCGTCAGGGAGAGGAGCATTCTGCCTATATCTATTTGGGTGCCTTTCTTTGCGGACTGGCTTTTGGCGCCCATCAGACGATCGTTCTTTTGCTACCTTCCTATGCGGTCCTTATTCTTACCATGAACTGGCGGCTGATCTGGCGGATCAAGGAATTTATCCTTGCCCTGTTCTTCGGCGTCCTCGGGTTTGCGGTTCATCTTCATTTGCCGGTCAGGGCGATGCAAAACCCGCTTCTTAACTGGGGTGATTCGAAGACCTTGACCCAGTTTCTCTGGAACCTGCTGCGCAGGGGTTATCCTTCAGAAAAGCCGGTGAGGGACCTGAGCCTGCTTTGGGACCAGATAAATGCCTTCAATATACCCTATGAATTTACCTGGGTCGGGCTGGTGCTGGTTTTAATCGGAGTCTTTGCTTTTCTGAAAAAGAGATGGGACGAGATCCTGGCTTACCTGATAGGCATCCTGTTTTTTCTGCTGGTTATTGCCGGGTATTTCAATACCCCCCTTGACATGATTTTCCTTACGGAGGAATTTTTCACCCCCCTGTATTTGCTTTCTGCGGTCCTCATCGGCCTGGGACTTTTTGCCCTGGTGCAGAATGCACTGGCTCTATTTCCCTCCTCGATTGTCTCGACCTTGCCCGTTAAAACAGCTGTCGCACTTCTCCTGCTTGCTTTTCCAGCAACTGTATGCGCCCTGCACTACGTTGAAAACGACCAACATGAAAACTATATAGCCTATGACTATGCCAGCAATACGCTCCGGTCCCTGCCACAGGGCGCCATTCTCTTCACTTGGGGTGACAGCGGTGCGTTTCCGCTCTGGTACCTGCAGGGCGTGGAAAAAATGCGAGAAGACCTGGATCTTCCCCATACTCCACATCTGGTTTTCAACTGGTACCTCGACACTTTTCCCCAGCTCTTCCGACACAGCATGCTCAGGTCCATTCCACTGGAGTCGCAGGCCCCGGAAAATGCACTGCAACTGGTCATTGTGGAACAATACGACCGAAAGCCGGTCTTTGTGGATTTCTCCACTCGCTACTCGATTCAGTTTCCGGATTACCGGCTTTTACAACGGGGTATCTGCTATCAATTGATTCGAGGAAAGGGGGAAGAGCTTTACCCCGATCTCACCGTCTGGGACAACTATATCCTGCGTGGCATTTCCGGTGAGATGTTTTTCCGAGATCTGGATACGGGCAAGGCGATCCTCATTTATGCAAACAGTCATCTGGAATCTGGAGAAACATTGCTGCGAATGCGCCAGCTTGGTCAGGGAGTGGCGGAATTGCGGGCTGCTGAGAGAATCGCACCGCAGATGCAGATGCAGGTAGCACAGATCCTCAGTGGGTACGGAATCAGATGA
- the pilB gene encoding type IV-A pilus assembly ATPase PilB yields MHVSRLGELLVKNNIITKEQLTNALQEQKEAGGQQRLGSILIKNGLISEPDLTSFLSKQYGFPSINLQDFEVDPAVVKIIPVDIAQKYQIVPVNRSGGTLIIAMCDPSNIFAIDDIKFMTGYNIEVVVASETSIKAAIDKLYDQSASLADVMNDFELDDLEVVGDEEDIDVSSLERATEDAPVVKLVNLILTDAIKKKASDIHIEPYERSFRVRYRIDGILYEVMKPPMKLKNAITSRIKIMAELDIAERRLPQDGRIKIKLGGGKDMDFRVSVLPTLFGEKIVMRLLDKSNLQLDMTKLGYEEDALAAFQKEIHKPFGMVLVTGPTGSGKTVSLYSALSELNKISENISTAEDPVEFNFAGINQVQMHEDIGLNFAAALRSFLRQDPDIIMIGEIRDFETAEIGVKAALTGHMVLSTLHTNDAPSTINRLLNMGIEPFLVASAVNLITAQRLARRVCSECKIIDEIPVNALITAGVPAEEASSFVCYKGAGCPKCNGTGYKGRVGFYQVMPMLEEIRELILNGANTAEIKRESMRLGIKTMRQSGLTKLKEGVTSFEEVLRVTVADD; encoded by the coding sequence ATGCATGTAAGCAGGCTGGGAGAGCTCCTGGTCAAAAACAACATCATAACCAAAGAGCAGTTGACCAACGCTCTCCAGGAACAGAAGGAGGCGGGCGGCCAGCAGCGCTTGGGTTCTATTCTCATAAAAAACGGTCTTATTTCCGAACCTGACCTGACATCCTTTCTCTCCAAGCAATACGGCTTCCCTTCCATAAACCTGCAGGATTTTGAAGTCGATCCTGCTGTCGTCAAGATTATTCCAGTCGACATTGCCCAGAAGTACCAGATCGTGCCGGTGAACAGATCAGGTGGCACCCTGATAATCGCCATGTGCGATCCTTCCAATATATTCGCCATAGATGACATCAAGTTCATGACCGGCTACAACATTGAAGTGGTTGTGGCGTCTGAAACCTCGATCAAAGCTGCCATTGACAAGCTGTACGATCAGTCGGCCTCTTTGGCCGATGTAATGAACGATTTCGAGCTGGATGACCTGGAAGTTGTCGGGGATGAAGAGGACATAGATGTCTCGTCCCTTGAGCGGGCCACAGAGGATGCTCCGGTTGTCAAACTGGTGAACCTGATCCTTACCGACGCGATCAAGAAGAAGGCCAGTGACATTCACATAGAGCCATATGAAAGAAGTTTCAGAGTCAGATACAGGATTGACGGCATTTTGTATGAAGTCATGAAACCGCCGATGAAGCTCAAAAATGCCATTACTTCGAGAATCAAGATCATGGCCGAGCTGGACATCGCCGAACGCCGCCTGCCACAGGACGGCCGCATCAAGATCAAGCTGGGCGGGGGCAAGGACATGGATTTCCGCGTCTCCGTTCTGCCTACCCTGTTTGGCGAAAAGATCGTTATGCGGCTTCTGGACAAATCAAACCTGCAGCTGGATATGACCAAGCTGGGATATGAAGAGGACGCTCTGGCGGCCTTTCAAAAGGAAATCCATAAGCCGTTTGGTATGGTTCTGGTCACAGGCCCAACCGGCAGCGGCAAAACCGTATCGCTTTACTCAGCCCTATCCGAGCTCAACAAGATAAGTGAAAATATATCAACTGCCGAGGACCCGGTCGAATTCAACTTTGCCGGGATAAACCAGGTGCAGATGCACGAGGATATCGGTCTCAACTTTGCCGCAGCCCTCCGTTCTTTTTTGCGCCAGGACCCGGACATTATCATGATCGGCGAAATCCGTGACTTCGAAACGGCAGAAATCGGCGTCAAGGCGGCATTGACCGGCCATATGGTACTTTCCACCCTGCATACCAACGATGCACCGTCCACTATCAACCGTCTGTTGAACATGGGCATTGAACCCTTTCTCGTTGCCTCTGCAGTAAACCTGATTACAGCACAGCGGCTCGCCAGAAGGGTATGTTCAGAGTGTAAGATTATCGATGAAATTCCTGTCAACGCTTTGATCACCGCAGGCGTTCCAGCCGAGGAAGCCTCCTCCTTTGTCTGTTACAAGGGGGCCGGTTGCCCCAAATGCAACGGTACCGGTTACAAGGGGAGGGTTGGCTTTTACCAGGTCATGCCCATGCTGGAAGAAATACGGGAACTTATTCTCAACGGTGCGAACACAGCCGAGATCAAGCGGGAGTCCATGCGCCTGGGCATAAAAACCATGCGCCAATCGGGGCTGACCAAGCTGAAGGAAGGGGTTACGTCTTTCGAAGAGGTGCTGCGGGTAACCGTTGCTGACGATTAG
- a CDS encoding lysylphosphatidylglycerol synthase transmembrane domain-containing protein — protein sequence MSGKTIDKKLLAGVGISLCFMVLLFRKIDFDKVLEAFRAMDYRYLLPVVFLTFVSYYLRAVRWKYLLLPIKRTVMANLFPATIIGYMANNILPARLGEFVRAYVLGQKEEIETSAVFATLVVDRLFDGFTVLLILLITFFTVKLPAGMENVQDGLKMGGYVTLGVYLVVLAFLFLLKKRTMRTIHVVGVLLRPFPAKVSEKVIPLLGSFISGIRLSSRPSEILILLFTSFAVWATCIWPLHLILQSFNITLPITASMLIMVFLVFAVMVPASPGYVGTYHAACVYGLMAFNISKEQSLSVALVMHGTGFFPVIVAGFYYLWRDKVSLKKISENSGQRRN from the coding sequence TTGTCCGGGAAAACGATCGACAAAAAGCTTCTGGCGGGGGTAGGAATCAGCCTTTGCTTCATGGTGCTGCTCTTTCGCAAGATAGACTTCGACAAGGTATTAGAGGCCTTCAGGGCGATGGACTACCGCTATCTGTTGCCCGTGGTGTTCCTGACGTTTGTCAGTTACTATCTGCGAGCGGTACGGTGGAAATATCTGCTTTTGCCCATCAAGCGGACAGTCATGGCAAACCTTTTCCCCGCCACCATTATCGGCTACATGGCAAACAACATCCTGCCGGCGCGATTGGGTGAATTCGTCAGGGCATATGTTCTGGGACAGAAAGAGGAGATCGAAACCAGCGCTGTTTTTGCGACGCTGGTTGTGGACCGGCTCTTCGATGGTTTCACTGTTCTGCTCATACTGCTCATAACCTTTTTTACCGTAAAGCTGCCGGCCGGCATGGAAAATGTCCAGGATGGCCTGAAAATGGGAGGCTACGTCACCCTCGGCGTTTACCTTGTGGTGCTGGCATTTCTCTTTCTGCTGAAAAAGAGAACCATGCGCACCATACATGTGGTGGGCGTATTGCTGAGACCTTTTCCTGCCAAGGTTTCAGAGAAGGTGATACCTCTCCTGGGGTCATTCATCTCCGGCATTCGTCTCTCTTCCAGGCCCTCGGAAATACTCATCCTCCTGTTTACTTCCTTCGCTGTCTGGGCCACCTGCATCTGGCCGTTGCATCTGATTCTTCAGTCGTTCAACATAACTCTGCCCATTACCGCTTCCATGCTGATCATGGTTTTTCTTGTCTTTGCCGTTATGGTGCCGGCGTCGCCGGGCTATGTGGGAACCTACCACGCAGCGTGCGTTTATGGCCTTATGGCATTCAACATTTCCAAGGAGCAGTCTCTCAGTGTGGCTCTGGTTATGCACGGGACCGGTTTTTTCCCTGTGATCGTGGCAGGATTCTACTATCTCTGGCGCGACAAGGTTTCTCTGAAAAAAATAAGCGAAAACAGCGGTCAAAGGAGAAATTGA
- the aroE gene encoding shikimate dehydrogenase produces the protein MKPAISGWTKVLGIIGSPLSHSLSPLMHNAALDALGLDYVYVPFPVSPDRLGEAIQGLKSLGIVGFNVTIPHKSAIIPYLDRLSPEAELAGAVNTVNREGDLLVGYNTDGAGLLVSLKEDLAFEPGGAKVLILGAGGAARGTLAALGNGGAVSITVANRNREKANELIGHFAGVFNKIEFHSISLEVLLSAEHLQRFDLVINTTSVGMNNTSFNGFSGSSIKGVSASFYDMVYAPPITPFLELARLHGCRTANGLGMLAAQGEIAFSHWTGLAPPRGLMKSCLLTAVKGN, from the coding sequence ATGAAACCAGCAATCTCAGGTTGGACAAAGGTTCTCGGCATCATAGGCTCACCGCTGAGCCATTCCCTTTCTCCGCTCATGCATAATGCTGCCCTTGATGCGCTTGGCCTTGATTATGTCTATGTTCCTTTTCCTGTCTCTCCAGATCGGTTGGGAGAGGCGATCCAAGGATTGAAAAGCCTGGGAATAGTCGGCTTCAATGTGACTATTCCCCATAAATCGGCCATTATTCCATATCTTGACAGATTGAGCCCAGAGGCTGAGTTGGCGGGGGCTGTCAATACCGTCAACAGGGAAGGGGACTTGCTGGTGGGATATAATACGGATGGCGCCGGTCTGTTGGTTTCCCTGAAAGAAGATTTGGCATTTGAGCCTGGCGGAGCGAAGGTTCTCATTCTCGGGGCTGGTGGCGCCGCAAGGGGCACCCTTGCTGCCCTTGGCAATGGGGGGGCGGTTTCGATCACTGTGGCAAACAGAAACAGAGAGAAGGCAAATGAGCTGATCGGCCATTTTGCAGGGGTGTTCAACAAGATCGAATTCCATTCCATTTCTTTGGAGGTGCTCTTATCGGCAGAGCACTTGCAACGGTTCGATCTGGTGATCAATACCACATCGGTGGGAATGAATAATACGTCTTTTAACGGATTTTCCGGATCCTCAATAAAAGGGGTATCTGCCTCCTTTTACGACATGGTCTATGCACCTCCCATAACCCCCTTTCTTGAGTTGGCTCGCTTACACGGGTGCAGAACGGCCAACGGACTTGGCATGCTTGCGGCACAAGGGGAAATTGCTTTTTCACACTGGACTGGCTTAGCCCCCCCGAGAGGCCTTATGAAAAGCTGTCTTTTGACGGCGGTGAAGGGGAACTAA